The Timaviella obliquedivisa GSE-PSE-MK23-08B genome window below encodes:
- the petG gene encoding cytochrome b6-f complex subunit PetG, producing MVEPLLVGIVLGLIPVTLAGLFVAAYFQYKRGNQLNS from the coding sequence GTGGTAGAACCATTGCTAGTGGGCATTGTCTTAGGTTTGATTCCAGTAACGTTGGCAGGCTTGTTTGTGGCTGCCTATTTCCAATACAAGCGTGGTAATCAACTTAACTCTTAA
- a CDS encoding cytochrome c — protein MAVLLVVLISVFGVYQFRRADPYIQSVLSLSGDPVQGQVIFQLNCAVCHGIEGQGLVGPNLYHVASRKSQVGLIEQVISGKTPPMPQFQPSPETMADLLKYLENL, from the coding sequence TTGGCAGTGCTACTAGTGGTGTTGATCTCCGTGTTCGGTGTTTACCAGTTTCGGCGCGCCGATCCCTATATTCAAAGCGTCTTGTCCTTGTCGGGCGACCCGGTGCAAGGACAGGTTATTTTTCAGCTTAATTGTGCCGTCTGTCATGGCATAGAGGGTCAAGGGTTAGTGGGCCCTAATCTTTACCATGTTGCCTCTCGCAAGTCGCAGGTAGGACTCATTGAACAGGTTATTAGCGGTAAAACACCTCCCATGCCGCAGTTTCAGCCTAGCCCCGAAACCATGGCAGATCTGCT